A single Phragmites australis chromosome 4, lpPhrAust1.1, whole genome shotgun sequence DNA region contains:
- the LOC133916071 gene encoding uncharacterized protein LOC133916071, with product MAASAARVAALAAVLLFLPSLLAPVAAQPKGAKAFCISQFAIASQACSILPPSPPDEHEHHDDDDENDDDDDDEHHDDHHDRGRRGHRAAAISISGLMAGNDSHGVVVGNRTGGHHGNRTRGGHGRGRGRGRRGRLRDDNGDDDDHHHDTDDPDHDDDHHDDDDHHDDDDHHDTDDPDHDDDHDDDDPDHDDDHDDDDEHHDEELRAYRDCCRWLKEVQKDCVCEALLRLPPFLVKPQHTYVVRVGRTCRITYRCGGV from the coding sequence ATGGCGGCCTCGGCGGCTCGCGTCGCGGCGCTCGCCGCCGTCCTCCTTTTCCTCCCTTCCCTCCTCGCGCCCGTCGCGGCGCAGCCCAAGGGCGCCAAGGCGTTCTGCATCAGCCAGTTCGCCATCGCCAGCCAGGCCTGCTCCATCCTGCCGCCGAGTCCCCCGGATGAGCATGAAcaccacgacgacgacgatgaaaacgacgatgacgatgatgatgaacaccacgacgaccacCACGACCGTGGCCGCCGCGGCCACCGTGCGGCGGCGATCAGCATCTCGGGCTTGATGGCGGGCAACGATAGCCATGGCGTCGTCGTAGGGAACCGCACCGGTGGCCACCACGGCAACCGCACCCGAGGCGGCCatgggcgcgggcgcggccggGGCCGGCGTGGCCGTCTGCGGGACGACaatggcgacgacgacgaccaccACCACGACACCGACGATCCTGACCATGACGACGACCATCATGACGACGACGACCACCATGACGATGACGACCACCACGACACCGACGACCCTGACCACGACGACGatcacgacgacgacgaccctGACCACGACGACGatcacgacgacgacgacgagcaccACGACGAGGAGCTCCGCGCGTACCGCGATTGCTGCCGGTGGCTGAAGGAGGTGCAGAAGGACTGCGTCTGCGAGGCGCTGCTGCGGCTGCCACCGTTCCTCGTCAAGCCGCAGCACACGTACGTGGTCAGGGTCGGCAGGACGTGCCGGATCACCTACCGCTGTGGCGGCGTCTAG